The following proteins come from a genomic window of Tepidiforma thermophila:
- the leuS gene encoding leucine--tRNA ligase encodes MPDRYDPAVIEPKWRERWLADRLYHAPDDDPRPKWYALTMFPYPSGDLHTGHWYAMAPSDAAARYRRMLGYNVLFPMGFDAFGLPAENAAIKRGIDPKAWTYANIDRMRGQLRMMGASFDWDREIITSDPEYYKWTQWWFLKFYEKGLAYRAEAAANWCPGCQTVLANEQVIDGRCERSDDIVERRFLTQWFFRITAYAEELLRFEGIDWPERIKVMQTNWIGRSEGATLTFPVDVPGIDAPISVFTTRPDTVYGATFMVLAPEHPLVERITTPERRAAVEEYRVFTSRQTEIERLSTEKEKTGAFTGAYAINPFNGQRIPIWIADYVLVTYGTGAIMAVPAHDQRDFEFAQKYGLPIIPVFDHPEIDVTQPLKAAFERGTRMINSGPFDGTPAEEAISRVIAYAEERGIGKATVTYRLRDWLISRQRYWGAPIPIIHCPDHGIVPVPEKDLPVLLPENVKFDPTGQSPLTQVEEWVNVPCPIDGRPARRETDTMDTFMCSSWYQMRYIDPHNDEAPFRKELARKWLPVDQYTGGAEHAVMHLLYTRFFWKAARDLGMVEGDEPMLRLFNQGVILGPDGNRMSKSRGNVVAPDEQVAQWGADCFRCQLMFVGPWDQGGPYNPTGMAGISRWLHRLWSLVVDPVELTDAPDAPATREIRRITHKTILAATQDIEHFRFNTMISRLMEHSSALQRAREAGPVDRAAWEEGIRTALLLTAPLAPHITEELWERIGGPYSIHQQRWPEADPELARDEEVEIAVQVNGKVRDRLTVPADADEAFVVARVRQLQRVAALLDGKEPRKVIYVPGKLVNIVL; translated from the coding sequence ATGCCTGATCGCTACGACCCCGCCGTGATCGAACCGAAGTGGCGCGAGCGCTGGCTCGCCGACCGGCTCTACCACGCTCCCGATGACGACCCCCGGCCGAAGTGGTACGCGCTCACGATGTTCCCGTACCCCTCGGGCGATCTTCACACGGGCCACTGGTACGCCATGGCGCCCAGCGATGCCGCCGCCCGCTATCGGCGGATGCTGGGGTACAACGTCCTCTTCCCGATGGGTTTTGATGCGTTCGGGCTGCCTGCGGAAAACGCGGCCATTAAGCGGGGCATCGACCCCAAGGCATGGACGTACGCCAACATCGACCGCATGCGCGGCCAGCTCCGGATGATGGGCGCGTCGTTTGACTGGGACCGTGAGATCATCACGAGCGACCCCGAGTATTACAAGTGGACCCAGTGGTGGTTCCTCAAGTTCTACGAAAAAGGCCTGGCATACCGCGCAGAAGCGGCAGCCAACTGGTGCCCCGGCTGCCAAACCGTTCTGGCAAACGAGCAGGTCATCGATGGGCGCTGTGAGCGCTCTGACGATATCGTCGAACGCCGCTTCCTGACCCAGTGGTTCTTCCGCATCACGGCCTACGCCGAAGAACTGCTCAGGTTCGAGGGCATCGACTGGCCTGAGCGAATCAAAGTCATGCAGACGAACTGGATCGGGCGGTCAGAAGGCGCAACACTCACTTTCCCTGTCGATGTCCCGGGCATCGATGCGCCAATCAGCGTGTTTACGACACGGCCCGACACCGTCTACGGGGCAACGTTCATGGTGCTCGCGCCCGAGCACCCGCTGGTTGAGCGCATTACCACGCCGGAACGCCGCGCCGCCGTCGAGGAGTACCGGGTTTTCACCAGCCGCCAGACGGAAATCGAACGGCTCTCCACGGAAAAGGAGAAGACCGGCGCGTTCACCGGCGCCTACGCCATCAACCCCTTCAACGGACAGCGCATCCCTATCTGGATTGCCGATTACGTGCTGGTCACCTACGGGACCGGCGCGATCATGGCAGTACCCGCCCATGACCAGCGCGACTTCGAATTTGCGCAGAAGTACGGCCTGCCCATTATCCCGGTCTTCGACCACCCGGAAATCGATGTCACGCAGCCGCTGAAGGCGGCGTTCGAGCGCGGCACGAGGATGATTAACTCGGGCCCGTTCGATGGTACGCCGGCGGAAGAAGCCATCAGCCGGGTTATTGCCTACGCCGAAGAGCGCGGCATCGGGAAAGCAACTGTCACCTACCGGCTGCGCGATTGGCTGATCTCCCGGCAGCGCTACTGGGGCGCACCGATTCCCATCATTCACTGCCCGGACCACGGCATTGTGCCGGTCCCCGAGAAGGACCTGCCAGTCCTGCTGCCGGAGAACGTGAAGTTCGACCCCACGGGTCAGTCCCCGCTCACGCAGGTTGAGGAGTGGGTGAACGTGCCGTGTCCGATTGACGGCCGGCCTGCGCGCCGCGAGACGGACACGATGGACACGTTCATGTGCTCCAGCTGGTACCAGATGCGCTACATCGACCCGCACAACGACGAGGCCCCGTTTCGGAAAGAGCTCGCCCGGAAGTGGCTTCCTGTGGACCAGTACACCGGCGGGGCCGAGCACGCGGTCATGCACCTGCTCTACACGCGCTTCTTCTGGAAGGCGGCACGCGACCTGGGCATGGTCGAAGGCGACGAGCCGATGCTCCGGCTGTTCAACCAGGGCGTCATCCTCGGGCCGGACGGCAACCGCATGTCCAAGAGCCGCGGCAATGTTGTGGCGCCCGACGAACAGGTCGCCCAGTGGGGCGCTGACTGCTTCCGCTGCCAGCTGATGTTCGTCGGACCGTGGGACCAGGGCGGGCCGTACAACCCCACGGGCATGGCGGGCATCTCCCGCTGGCTCCACCGCCTCTGGTCGCTCGTGGTTGACCCTGTCGAACTCACCGATGCGCCCGATGCTCCGGCGACCCGGGAGATCCGGCGCATCACCCACAAGACCATCCTGGCCGCCACTCAGGACATTGAGCACTTCCGCTTCAATACGATGATTTCGCGCCTCATGGAGCACTCCTCGGCGCTCCAGCGCGCGCGCGAGGCCGGCCCCGTCGACCGGGCCGCCTGGGAGGAGGGCATCCGTACGGCGCTCCTGCTCACCGCGCCGCTGGCGCCCCACATTACCGAGGAACTTTGGGAGCGGATCGGCGGGCCCTACTCCATCCACCAGCAGCGCTGGCCGGAAGCCGACCCCGAGCTGGCCCGCGATGAGGAGGTGGAGATCGCCGTCCAGGTGAATGGCAAGGTCCGCGACCGGCTTACGGTGCCGGCCGATGCCGACGAGGCGTTCGTCGTCGCCCGCGTCCGCCAGCTTCAGCGTGTCGCTGCCCTGCTCGATGGAAAGGAACCCCGCAAGGTGATCTACGTGCCGGGCAAGCTGGTGAACATCGTCCTTTGA
- a CDS encoding hydrolase — protein sequence MAGQRRRVLIPGPKDGAGQRPAEGSGPASPGAPETCDCPGLDPADWDGVESDWNDITFVATTVNAVAGVPVGFENARRALFDRAAALGATLPEGAMLLIGEGRFRRPLLLEVEDVPDGARDVVRPGGVAFTRLVHAPWGELARAAKQLRTEAEQRYRRQPANLYAWYLTCRICSRERNFETLLVAHYPA from the coding sequence GTGGCCGGTCAGCGTCGCCGCGTCCTCATTCCCGGGCCAAAGGACGGTGCGGGGCAGCGCCCAGCTGAAGGGAGCGGTCCCGCTTCGCCTGGGGCGCCGGAGACATGCGATTGTCCGGGGCTCGACCCTGCCGACTGGGACGGCGTCGAGAGTGACTGGAACGACATAACGTTTGTTGCCACCACCGTGAACGCGGTCGCTGGGGTGCCGGTGGGATTCGAGAACGCCCGGCGGGCGCTGTTTGACCGCGCCGCAGCGCTTGGTGCAACACTCCCCGAGGGTGCCATGCTCCTCATCGGCGAGGGCCGGTTCCGGCGCCCGCTCCTGCTCGAGGTGGAGGATGTGCCGGACGGGGCGCGCGACGTCGTCCGGCCAGGAGGGGTCGCGTTCACCCGCCTCGTCCATGCGCCCTGGGGCGAGCTTGCGCGCGCCGCCAAACAGCTCCGCACTGAGGCCGAGCAGCGGTACCGGCGTCAGCCCGCAAACCTGTATGCCTGGTATCTCACCTGCCGCATCTGTTCACGTGAGCGGAATTTTGAAACACTCCTCGTTGCGCACTACCCGGCGTGA
- a CDS encoding glycosyl hydrolase family 18 protein, which translates to MMRGGSRLPWGAGGGNQVFGGRPGQRPTARVAALAAILVGVALLGWFGYGRLCGGGDCVEVYCPSDRNIAAPDGYEFASRIFELNPKVQATQPGFDLQVQAALLKPATDGRMLSFFRYDEVAKRWEPVAPAVPDAQGAVVTGTFKDAPAVIAVLRRNTPAGEVVAYLPHNATLNQQAIPHVTIVHPIDFAPSADGGVAGELSRTIPKSSTYEVYPVIAANASVPGQVAVVESLLADARSRTNHVQQIVAKVNEAGVNGIDIAYLDLPATQRTSFTLFIGELAEVLHAQGKKVTVTLPSPIKTQNRIDEGAYDYQAIAERVDLIKIAPYRDQATFRLVMPEVLAFLTGRVQPSKLVLTVSPYATETGGETINRLTLIDAMNIATRISIRAQAEAITVSTQVDVAGTNIDRDEGLTGIRWYPETATVAFSYKQAQGGGSRTIYLENVFSIGFKLELIPTFRLGGVAIEDASENVLLGDIWPALVPFVTSGLPTLMQPNAEDLKPKWSVSGGTIEDTGRGSARWFTPSEPGTYTISLTLSDGAALFENSVDVVVRPRQAATTTPSPTAGN; encoded by the coding sequence ATGATGCGAGGGGGCAGCCGCCTGCCCTGGGGAGCAGGCGGCGGCAACCAGGTCTTTGGGGGCCGGCCCGGGCAGCGGCCGACAGCCCGCGTCGCCGCGCTCGCCGCCATCCTCGTGGGCGTCGCGCTGCTCGGGTGGTTTGGATACGGCCGCCTGTGCGGGGGCGGCGACTGTGTTGAGGTCTACTGCCCGTCGGACCGGAACATCGCAGCCCCGGACGGCTACGAGTTCGCCTCTCGAATCTTCGAGTTGAACCCGAAGGTGCAGGCAACGCAGCCCGGGTTCGACCTGCAGGTGCAGGCTGCCCTGCTGAAACCGGCCACCGACGGGCGCATGCTCAGCTTTTTCCGGTATGACGAGGTAGCGAAGCGCTGGGAGCCGGTCGCCCCGGCGGTGCCCGATGCGCAGGGTGCGGTGGTCACCGGCACCTTCAAGGACGCGCCGGCCGTCATCGCGGTGCTGCGGCGGAACACCCCGGCCGGCGAGGTGGTGGCCTACCTGCCGCACAACGCCACGCTCAACCAGCAGGCCATCCCGCACGTGACCATTGTCCACCCCATCGACTTCGCGCCGTCGGCCGACGGCGGCGTCGCGGGCGAACTCAGCCGGACTATTCCGAAAAGCTCGACCTACGAGGTGTATCCCGTCATCGCTGCGAATGCATCGGTCCCGGGGCAGGTCGCCGTCGTCGAGTCGCTGCTGGCCGATGCCCGCTCGCGGACGAATCACGTCCAGCAGATCGTCGCGAAGGTCAACGAAGCCGGCGTCAATGGCATCGACATCGCCTACCTGGACCTGCCCGCCACCCAGCGCACGTCGTTCACGCTCTTCATCGGCGAGCTTGCCGAGGTGCTCCATGCGCAGGGGAAGAAAGTGACCGTGACGCTGCCTTCGCCGATCAAGACGCAGAACCGCATCGACGAAGGGGCCTACGACTACCAGGCAATTGCCGAACGCGTGGACCTGATCAAAATCGCCCCCTATCGCGACCAGGCGACGTTCCGGCTGGTGATGCCTGAGGTGCTTGCCTTCCTGACCGGGCGCGTGCAGCCCTCAAAGCTGGTGCTGACCGTTTCCCCCTACGCGACTGAAACAGGCGGCGAAACGATTAACCGGCTCACCCTGATCGATGCCATGAACATCGCGACGCGCATCTCGATTCGCGCACAGGCCGAGGCGATCACCGTCAGTACCCAGGTGGACGTCGCGGGCACCAACATCGACCGCGACGAGGGGCTCACCGGCATCCGCTGGTACCCGGAGACAGCGACGGTGGCGTTCAGCTACAAACAGGCACAGGGCGGCGGCAGCCGCACGATTTACCTCGAGAACGTTTTCAGTATCGGCTTCAAGCTGGAGCTCATCCCGACCTTCCGGCTGGGTGGCGTCGCCATTGAGGATGCTTCGGAGAACGTTCTCCTCGGGGACATCTGGCCGGCGCTCGTCCCGTTCGTCACCAGCGGCCTCCCGACCCTTATGCAGCCGAACGCCGAGGACCTGAAGCCGAAATGGTCGGTCAGCGGCGGCACAATCGAAGACACCGGCCGCGGGTCGGCGCGGTGGTTCACGCCGTCCGAACCGGGCACGTACACCATCTCCCTGACCTTGAGCGACGGGGCGGCACTCTTCGAGAATTCGGTCGACGTGGTTGTCCGGCCCCGGCAGGCCGCGACCACGACCCCCTCTCCGACGGCAGGCAACTGA
- the coaD gene encoding pantetheine-phosphate adenylyltransferase yields MRIAVYPGGFDPVTNGHLDLIVRMTHLFDRVIVAVVKGRDKATMFTWEERIDMVKQAVANLPTVEVEGFDEMTVEFAKRKGAVAIVRGIRAVSDFEVEFDMAMMNRKMAPHLESVFLMANQEFLYISASRIREVSRLGYDVADLVPPHVRAALRRKLGQE; encoded by the coding sequence ATGAGGATTGCAGTCTACCCGGGCGGGTTCGACCCGGTCACCAACGGTCACCTCGACCTCATCGTACGCATGACCCACCTGTTCGACCGCGTGATCGTCGCCGTCGTGAAGGGGCGGGATAAGGCGACGATGTTCACCTGGGAAGAGCGGATCGACATGGTGAAGCAGGCGGTGGCCAATCTCCCGACCGTCGAGGTCGAGGGCTTCGACGAGATGACTGTCGAATTCGCCAAGCGCAAGGGTGCGGTTGCCATTGTGCGCGGCATCCGGGCGGTGAGCGACTTCGAGGTGGAGTTCGACATGGCGATGATGAACCGGAAAATGGCCCCACACCTCGAGTCCGTCTTCCTGATGGCCAACCAGGAGTTCCTGTACATCAGCGCGAGCCGCATCCGCGAGGTATCGCGGCTGGGGTATGACGTTGCCGACCTTGTCCCGCCGCACGTCCGCGCGGCGCTTCGCCGGAAGCTCGGGCAGGAGTAA
- the rsmD gene encoding 16S rRNA (guanine(966)-N(2))-methyltransferase RsmD, which translates to MAGKGVRIAGGSARGVPLVEPRGVRLRPTSGLVREAVFNILGESVRGARVLDLYAGTGALGIEALSRGAAHATFLEGDAACVDAILQSLARAGFSAQGTVLRGRLPAALDRLEGTFDLVFMDPPYDDPAREEVLVRLSPLLAPGGRIVFEHGSRYNPPVRPRGLQLLDRRTYGDTAVAFYGHLEGE; encoded by the coding sequence ATGGCCGGCAAGGGTGTCCGCATCGCCGGAGGCAGTGCCCGCGGGGTGCCGCTGGTTGAGCCTCGCGGTGTCCGCTTGCGGCCCACCTCCGGCCTCGTCCGCGAGGCAGTCTTCAATATTCTCGGCGAGAGCGTCCGCGGTGCCCGCGTGCTCGACCTGTATGCTGGGACCGGTGCCCTGGGCATCGAAGCCCTGAGTCGCGGCGCAGCGCACGCTACGTTCCTCGAAGGCGATGCTGCCTGTGTCGACGCCATCCTCCAGAGTCTCGCCCGTGCGGGCTTCTCGGCTCAGGGGACCGTCCTCCGCGGTCGGCTCCCCGCGGCGCTCGACCGCCTCGAAGGCACCTTCGACCTGGTCTTCATGGACCCGCCCTACGACGACCCGGCCAGGGAGGAGGTGCTGGTGCGGCTCAGCCCGCTCCTGGCGCCCGGCGGGCGGATCGTCTTCGAGCATGGAAGCCGGTACAATCCGCCGGTGCGGCCACGTGGGCTCCAGCTCCTTGACCGGCGCACCTACGGCGACACCGCCGTCGCGTTTTACGGCCACCTGGAGGGCGAATGA
- a CDS encoding alpha-amylase family glycosyl hydrolase gives MDAPGREWWRDAVCYQIYPRSFQDSNGDGIGDLEGIIQRLDYLNDGTPHSLGIDAVWLSPTYPSPMADFGYDVADYCDVHPDFGTLETMDRLIAECHRRGIRVLLDWVPNHTSDQHPWFIESRSSRESPKRDWYIWRDPRPDGSPPNNWRSVFGGPAWTFDERTGQYYLHSFLKEQPDLNWRNPEVEAAMLQTLRFWFERGVDGFRIDVIGRILKHPDLPDNPPNPEWQPGDRERFSQLWIYNHNYPDVFEAVKRIRKVFDEYPGRVAVGEVFGTPEEIARYYGDADSPGLHLAFNFHFIHERGHAITPWEAPVLRRIIANAEATVPPFSQPCFALNNHDRSRFVTRQNHDGHGLERARAAPLLLLGLRNTPFLYYGEEIGMADVDIPPERQQDPARFRSVGRDPERTPMQWDASPGRGFTTGEPWLPFGPPSPNVAEQDGDPDSLLSLYRRAVWLRKELPALRVGSLTDLGGDDSVVSWWRQAPGAPGVAVAINTATVPARAQLPFPRGRIVLCTVRAREGERAGGEIELPPLGAAWIAEEA, from the coding sequence ATGGACGCGCCCGGGCGCGAGTGGTGGCGGGATGCCGTCTGCTACCAAATCTATCCGCGGAGCTTCCAGGACTCGAACGGCGACGGTATTGGTGACCTCGAGGGCATCATCCAGCGGCTGGACTACCTGAACGACGGCACGCCGCACTCGCTGGGCATCGATGCGGTCTGGCTTTCGCCGACATACCCCTCGCCCATGGCCGATTTCGGCTACGACGTGGCGGACTACTGCGACGTCCACCCGGATTTTGGCACCCTCGAAACTATGGACCGCCTTATCGCCGAGTGCCATCGGCGCGGCATCCGTGTCCTGCTTGACTGGGTCCCAAACCACACGAGCGACCAGCACCCCTGGTTCATCGAATCCCGCTCGTCCCGCGAGAGCCCGAAGCGCGACTGGTACATCTGGCGGGACCCGCGCCCGGATGGCTCGCCGCCGAACAACTGGCGCTCGGTCTTCGGCGGCCCCGCATGGACGTTCGACGAGCGGACCGGCCAGTACTACCTGCACTCATTTCTGAAGGAGCAGCCCGACCTGAACTGGCGCAACCCGGAGGTCGAGGCGGCCATGCTCCAGACGCTCCGCTTCTGGTTCGAACGCGGCGTCGACGGATTCCGTATCGACGTCATCGGGCGCATCCTGAAGCATCCAGACCTCCCGGATAACCCGCCCAACCCCGAGTGGCAGCCGGGAGACCGGGAGCGGTTCAGCCAGCTCTGGATCTACAACCACAACTACCCCGACGTGTTCGAGGCGGTGAAGCGCATCCGGAAGGTCTTCGACGAGTACCCGGGGCGGGTCGCTGTCGGGGAAGTGTTTGGTACGCCGGAGGAGATAGCGCGCTACTACGGGGACGCCGATTCGCCCGGCCTCCATCTCGCCTTCAACTTTCACTTCATCCACGAACGCGGGCATGCCATCACCCCGTGGGAAGCACCGGTCCTGCGCCGCATCATCGCGAACGCCGAGGCGACCGTTCCTCCGTTCAGCCAGCCTTGCTTCGCCCTGAACAACCACGACCGCTCCCGCTTCGTCACCCGGCAGAACCACGACGGTCACGGACTCGAACGGGCGCGGGCTGCGCCGCTCCTCCTGCTTGGCCTGCGCAACACGCCCTTTCTCTACTACGGCGAAGAGATCGGCATGGCCGATGTCGATATCCCGCCCGAGCGCCAGCAGGACCCTGCCCGGTTCAGGTCGGTCGGGCGCGACCCGGAACGTACGCCGATGCAGTGGGATGCCTCGCCGGGGCGCGGCTTCACGACGGGCGAGCCCTGGCTCCCATTCGGTCCGCCTTCCCCGAACGTGGCCGAGCAGGATGGCGACCCCGACTCCCTCCTCTCGCTCTACCGGCGCGCCGTCTGGCTGCGGAAAGAGCTCCCGGCGCTGCGGGTGGGGTCGCTTACGGACCTGGGCGGCGACGACTCCGTCGTCTCGTGGTGGCGGCAGGCCCCGGGAGCGCCCGGGGTTGCCGTGGCGATCAATACGGCGACCGTCCCTGCGCGGGCGCAGCTCCCGTTCCCGCGCGGCCGCATCGTGCTCTGCACCGTGCGGGCGCGCGAAGGAGAACGCGCCGGCGGCGAAATTGAGCTGCCGCCGCTCGGCGCGGCATGGATTGCTGAAGAGGCGTAG
- a CDS encoding bactofilin family protein, producing MQIKKNPPAPVYPDAVSRYERERMVPEAEQHGDISTEAVYGRGAAGRPGATAPRVEEPRSEAPARSESTIDRHSSFDGRFETEQDLRIEGAISGEVICRGMLTLEKDASARARIQAREAVVKGRLEGDIVCSARLTIASSAVVTGTIRAPILVVEEGASISGNVDTTQKSSDIVSRSARAGDVAATAEMPASRTVRREAPSFALVSSEAEPATADRR from the coding sequence ATGCAAATCAAGAAGAACCCGCCCGCACCCGTCTACCCGGACGCTGTGAGTCGCTATGAGCGGGAGCGCATGGTCCCCGAGGCAGAGCAGCACGGGGACATTTCGACGGAAGCGGTCTACGGCCGCGGAGCAGCTGGCCGGCCCGGGGCCACTGCCCCGCGCGTGGAGGAGCCGCGCAGCGAGGCACCTGCGCGCAGCGAGAGCACCATCGACCGCCACTCGTCGTTCGATGGGCGTTTTGAGACGGAGCAAGATTTGCGCATTGAAGGGGCAATTAGCGGCGAAGTGATCTGCCGCGGCATGCTGACCCTCGAGAAGGATGCCTCCGCCCGGGCCCGTATCCAGGCCCGCGAAGCCGTGGTCAAAGGACGGCTCGAAGGGGATATTGTCTGCTCAGCCCGGCTGACTATCGCCTCGTCGGCAGTGGTGACCGGAACAATCCGCGCCCCAATTCTCGTCGTCGAGGAGGGCGCCTCGATCTCGGGCAATGTCGACACTACCCAGAAATCGAGCGATATCGTTTCCCGGTCTGCGCGGGCCGGAGATGTGGCAGCAACGGCCGAGATGCCCGCTTCCCGGACGGTTCGGCGCGAAGCGCCATCATTTGCGCTGGTATCGAGCGAAGCTGAGCCAGCAACCGCCGACCGGCGCTGA
- a CDS encoding SdpI family protein encodes MWAVLVLELAGGLVLGWVGWLALTGKLPRQGFAGIRTRYTLSSDQRWEAVHRHGGAYLVFGAVAVAAAALALLPFAIAGALPQGFTVAAVLAIAVVAVGSALAAWRIGESRARAELGD; translated from the coding sequence ATGTGGGCAGTGCTGGTTCTGGAGCTTGCGGGCGGGCTGGTCCTCGGATGGGTCGGCTGGCTCGCGCTGACCGGGAAGCTTCCCCGGCAGGGTTTTGCGGGGATTCGCACCCGCTACACGCTGTCCAGCGACCAGCGATGGGAAGCGGTCCACCGTCACGGGGGTGCTTACCTCGTATTCGGGGCTGTGGCCGTAGCCGCTGCCGCCCTGGCTCTCCTCCCGTTCGCGATTGCCGGCGCGCTGCCGCAGGGATTCACCGTGGCTGCCGTCCTTGCAATCGCCGTTGTGGCGGTGGGTTCCGCACTGGCCGCCTGGCGCATTGGCGAATCCCGCGCCCGCGCTGAACTGGGCGATTGA
- a CDS encoding argininosuccinate synthase — translation MPKLVLAYSGGLDTTTAIKWLTVEQGYEVIALNINVGKSREQPVVESRGLAAGAVKVRVIDAREDFLRYFAFPALAAGAVYQDQYPLATALARPLMAKLLVDVAHEEGAVAVAHGCTGKGNDQVRFDVGIQTLDPNLKIVAPTRENAMPREYQIEYLKRHGVDIPWGDKGPFSIDENLWGRSAEAGVLEDPWAEPPREAYEWTRDPEEAPATPAYVEIEFESGVPVRLDGQELGPVELVERLNDLGGLHGVGRIDHIEDRLVGIKSREIYEAPAAVILHTAHAALEAMTLSKQQLRLKKYIATEYAELIYNGLWFSAHHQDLAAYVASTQRHVTGTIRVKLQRGRAVVVGRKAPRSLYDRGLATYDRGDTYDQSAAVGFITIWGLQTRTQVRTQLLADLPEALRIATPHQHD, via the coding sequence GTGCCGAAGCTCGTCCTTGCCTACTCCGGTGGCCTCGATACCACCACCGCCATCAAGTGGCTGACCGTCGAACAGGGCTACGAGGTCATCGCCCTGAATATCAATGTCGGCAAGAGCCGCGAACAGCCGGTCGTCGAATCGCGAGGGCTCGCCGCCGGCGCCGTCAAAGTGCGCGTCATTGACGCCCGCGAGGATTTCCTCCGCTACTTCGCCTTCCCGGCGCTTGCCGCCGGGGCCGTCTACCAGGACCAGTATCCGCTGGCGACGGCGCTCGCCCGGCCGCTCATGGCCAAGCTGCTGGTTGATGTCGCCCACGAAGAGGGCGCCGTGGCCGTGGCCCACGGCTGCACCGGCAAGGGGAACGACCAGGTTCGCTTCGATGTCGGCATCCAGACGCTCGACCCGAATCTGAAGATCGTCGCCCCCACCCGCGAGAACGCCATGCCGCGCGAGTACCAGATTGAGTACCTCAAGCGGCACGGCGTGGACATCCCGTGGGGCGACAAGGGCCCGTTCAGCATCGACGAGAACCTGTGGGGCCGCAGCGCCGAAGCGGGAGTCCTCGAAGACCCCTGGGCCGAGCCCCCGCGCGAGGCGTACGAGTGGACGCGCGACCCGGAAGAAGCGCCTGCCACACCTGCGTACGTCGAGATTGAGTTCGAATCCGGAGTTCCCGTCCGGCTCGATGGGCAGGAGCTCGGCCCGGTCGAGCTCGTCGAGCGGCTGAACGACCTCGGCGGCCTGCACGGCGTGGGGCGCATCGACCACATCGAAGACCGCCTCGTCGGCATCAAGAGCCGGGAGATCTACGAGGCGCCGGCTGCGGTCATTCTCCACACCGCCCACGCCGCCCTCGAGGCGATGACACTCTCGAAACAGCAGCTCAGGCTGAAGAAGTACATTGCCACCGAGTACGCAGAGCTCATCTACAACGGCCTCTGGTTCAGCGCCCACCACCAGGACCTCGCTGCCTACGTCGCCAGCACGCAGCGTCACGTGACCGGCACAATCCGGGTCAAGCTTCAGCGTGGACGGGCCGTCGTAGTCGGCCGCAAGGCGCCCCGTTCGCTGTACGACCGGGGGCTCGCTACCTATGATCGGGGCGACACCTACGACCAGTCGGCGGCAGTCGGCTTCATCACCATCTGGGGCCTCCAAACCCGCACGCAGGTCCGGACGCAGCTGCTGGCCGACCTGCCCGAGGCGCTCCGTATCGCGACGCCGCACCAGCACGACTGA
- a CDS encoding MgtC/SapB family protein, translated as MSTDDQLTLFGRVALALVLGALVGLEREFRGHEAGIRTNSLVCGASALFGSISLELGDDRVAAAVVQGIGFIGAGIVFQRGRTVHGVTTAATIWMMAALGLAVASRLYLLAGMVAATVVVLLELAPVSDWVLAHSRRRGFIHGTGRSRQADSSHDAGDGPPVS; from the coding sequence GTGAGCACCGATGACCAGCTGACGCTCTTCGGCCGCGTCGCCCTTGCGCTCGTTCTCGGCGCGCTGGTCGGCCTCGAGCGCGAATTCCGCGGCCACGAAGCCGGCATTCGCACCAACTCGCTCGTCTGCGGCGCTTCGGCGCTCTTCGGCTCCATCTCGCTTGAGCTTGGAGACGACCGGGTTGCCGCCGCGGTCGTCCAGGGGATCGGGTTTATCGGCGCCGGCATCGTCTTCCAGCGCGGGCGGACCGTGCACGGGGTCACGACCGCAGCGACGATTTGGATGATGGCAGCGCTGGGGCTTGCCGTGGCGAGCCGGCTCTATCTGCTCGCCGGCATGGTCGCAGCAACAGTGGTCGTCCTCCTCGAGCTCGCGCCGGTCAGCGACTGGGTGCTCGCCCACTCCCGCAGGCGGGGGTTCATCCACGGCACAGGCCGCTCCCGCCAGGCCGACAGCAGTCATGACGCCGGCGATGGCCCGCCGGTATCATAA